A genome region from Setaria italica strain Yugu1 chromosome III, Setaria_italica_v2.0, whole genome shotgun sequence includes the following:
- the LOC101764701 gene encoding pheophytinase, chloroplastic isoform X1 — translation MAALAAHHHRLYSSSAAAPAPGRRLRFSPRPSSHGRFSSRAAARVLTRASGGGGGTSTSSAAAPPAAAATTASLSLEELRRGCTTWTWRGMRVNYLARGQGPPILLVHGFGASVAHWRRNIGVLSESYTVYAIDLLGFGASDKPPGFSYTMETWAELILDFLEEVVKRPTVLVGNSVGSLACVIAAAGSNPPISCKLDVVRGLVLLNCAGGMNNKAIVDDWRIKLLLPLLWLIDFLLKQRPIASALFERVKGRDNLKDILLSVYGNKDAVDDELVEIIRGPADTEGALDAFVSTVTGPPGPSPIALMPRLADVPVLVLWGDRDPFTPIDGPVGKFFSKLPSELPNVTLHMLEGVGHCPHDDRPDLVHNRLLPWLDGLPPPAAEAAGAAAV, via the exons ATGGCAGCCCTTgccgcccaccaccaccgcctctattcctcctccgccgcggctccagctcctggccgccgcctccgcttctCCCCGCGTCCTTCTTCCCATGGCCGTTTCAGCTCCAGAGCCGCGGCCCGCGTCCTCACGCGcgcctcgggcggcggcggcggcaccagcaccagcagcgcggcggccccacccgccgcggcggcgacgacggcgtcgtTGTCCCTGGAGGAGCTGCGCCGGGGCTGCACCACCTGGACGTGGCGCGGGATGCGCGTGAACTACCTCGCCAGGGGGCAGGGCCCGCCAATCCTGCTCGTCCACGGCTTCGGCGCCTCCGTCGCGCACTGGCGCAG GAACATTGGGGTGTTGTCTGAATCCTACACCGTCTACGCGATCGATTTGCTGGGTTTCGGCGCCTCGGACAAGCCTCCTGGGTTTTCTTACACGATGGAGACATGGGCTGAG TTAATCCTGGACTTCTTGGAGGAGGTCGTGAAGAGGCCCACGGTGCTCGTAGGCAATTCTGTCGGGAGCCTCGCATGCGTCATTGCTGCTGCAGGTTCCAATCCGCCAATATCTTGTAAATT AGACGTTGTTCGGGGCCTTGTGCTGCTGAACTGTGCTGGTGGCATGAACAACAAGGCGATCGTCGATGACTGGAGGATCAAGTTGCTCCTGCCTCTGCTCTGGCTGATCGACTTCCTGCTGAAGCAACGGCCGATAGCATCGGCACTGTTCGAGCGGGTGAAAGGCAG GGACAATCTGAAGGATATCTTGCTCTCTGTTTACGGGAACAAAGACGCCGTGGACGACGAATTAGTCGAG ATCATAAGGGGACCGGCTGACACGGAGGGCGCCCTGGACGCGTTCGTGTCGACGGTGACGGGCCCGCCGGGGCCGAGCCCGATCGCGCTGATGCCGCGGCTGGCCGACGTGCCCGTGCTGGTGCTGTGGGGCGACCGGGACCCCTTCACCCCGATCGACGGGCCCGTGGGGAAGTTCTTCTCGAAGCTGCCGTCCGAGCTCCCCAACGTGACGCTCCACATGCTGGAGGGCGTCGGCCACTGCCCGCACGACGACCGGCCGGACCTCGTCCACAACAGGCTGCTCCCGTGGCTCGACGGcctcccgccgcccgcggccgaggcggccggcgctgCGGCGGTCTAG
- the LOC101764701 gene encoding pheophytinase, chloroplastic isoform X2, which translates to MAALAAHHHRLYSSSAAAPAPGRRLRFSPRPSSHGRFSSRAAARVLTRASGGGGGTSTSSAAAPPAAAATTASLSLEELRRGCTTWTWRGMRVNYLARGQGPPILLVHGFGASVAHWRRNIGVLSESYTVYAIDLLGFGASDKPPGFSYTMETWAELILDFLEEVVKRPTVLVGNSVGSLACVIAAAESNRDVVRGLVLLNCAGGMNNKAIVDDWRIKLLLPLLWLIDFLLKQRPIASALFERVKGRDNLKDILLSVYGNKDAVDDELVEIIRGPADTEGALDAFVSTVTGPPGPSPIALMPRLADVPVLVLWGDRDPFTPIDGPVGKFFSKLPSELPNVTLHMLEGVGHCPHDDRPDLVHNRLLPWLDGLPPPAAEAAGAAAV; encoded by the exons ATGGCAGCCCTTgccgcccaccaccaccgcctctattcctcctccgccgcggctccagctcctggccgccgcctccgcttctCCCCGCGTCCTTCTTCCCATGGCCGTTTCAGCTCCAGAGCCGCGGCCCGCGTCCTCACGCGcgcctcgggcggcggcggcggcaccagcaccagcagcgcggcggccccacccgccgcggcggcgacgacggcgtcgtTGTCCCTGGAGGAGCTGCGCCGGGGCTGCACCACCTGGACGTGGCGCGGGATGCGCGTGAACTACCTCGCCAGGGGGCAGGGCCCGCCAATCCTGCTCGTCCACGGCTTCGGCGCCTCCGTCGCGCACTGGCGCAG GAACATTGGGGTGTTGTCTGAATCCTACACCGTCTACGCGATCGATTTGCTGGGTTTCGGCGCCTCGGACAAGCCTCCTGGGTTTTCTTACACGATGGAGACATGGGCTGAG TTAATCCTGGACTTCTTGGAGGAGGTCGTGAAGAGGCCCACGGTGCTCGTAGGCAATTCTGTCGGGAGCCTCGCATGCGTCATTGCTGCTGCAG AGTCTAACAGAGACGTTGTTCGGGGCCTTGTGCTGCTGAACTGTGCTGGTGGCATGAACAACAAGGCGATCGTCGATGACTGGAGGATCAAGTTGCTCCTGCCTCTGCTCTGGCTGATCGACTTCCTGCTGAAGCAACGGCCGATAGCATCGGCACTGTTCGAGCGGGTGAAAGGCAG GGACAATCTGAAGGATATCTTGCTCTCTGTTTACGGGAACAAAGACGCCGTGGACGACGAATTAGTCGAG ATCATAAGGGGACCGGCTGACACGGAGGGCGCCCTGGACGCGTTCGTGTCGACGGTGACGGGCCCGCCGGGGCCGAGCCCGATCGCGCTGATGCCGCGGCTGGCCGACGTGCCCGTGCTGGTGCTGTGGGGCGACCGGGACCCCTTCACCCCGATCGACGGGCCCGTGGGGAAGTTCTTCTCGAAGCTGCCGTCCGAGCTCCCCAACGTGACGCTCCACATGCTGGAGGGCGTCGGCCACTGCCCGCACGACGACCGGCCGGACCTCGTCCACAACAGGCTGCTCCCGTGGCTCGACGGcctcccgccgcccgcggccgaggcggccggcgctgCGGCGGTCTAG
- the LOC101765375 gene encoding PHD finger protein ALFIN-LIKE 5 → MDPGAGAHYSARTAEEVFRDFRGRRAGMIKALTTDVEKFYQLCDPEKENLCLYGYPNETWEVTLPAEEVPPEIPEPALGINFARDGMNEKDWLALVAVHSDSWLLAVAFYFAARFGFDKEARRRLFNMINNLPTIFEVVTGVAKKQTKEKGPNSTSKSNKPSSKMPSRPESHSKATKGSAPPKDDDDDESGEEYEEEEERDNTLCGSCGTNDGKDEFWICCDSCERWYHGKCVKITPARAEHIKHYKCPDCSNKRARA, encoded by the exons ATggaccccggcgccggcgcgcactACTCCGCCCGCACCGCGGAGGAGGTCTTCCGCGacttccgcggccgccgcgcgggcATGATCAAGGCCCTCACCACCG ATGTGGAGAAGTTCTACCAGCTCTGCGACCCCG AAAAGGAAAATTTATGCCTTTATGGTTACCCCAATGAAACATGGGAAGTAACTTTGCCGGCGGAGGAAGTTCCTCCGGAGATCCCTGAACCAGCATTGGGaataaactttgcgagggacgGCATGAATGAGAAGGATTGGTTGGCACTAGTTGCCGTTCACAGCGATTCCTGGTTACTAGCTGTTGCATTCTACTTTGCGGCCCGGTTTGGGTTTGACAAAGAGGCCAG GAGGCGACTCTTCAACATGATAAATAACTTGCCCACAATATTTGAAGTAGTGACTGGGGTTGCCAAGAAACAAACCAAGGAGAAGGGCCCCAATAGTACCAGTAAAAGCAACAAACCAAGTTCGAAAATG CCATCAAGACCCGAGTCTCATTCGAAGGCAACAAAAGGGTCGGCACCCCccaaggatgatgatgatgatgagagtGGCGAAGAAtacgaagaagaggaagaacgTGATAACACCTTATGTGGGTCCTGTGGAACAAATGACGGCAAGGACGAGTTCTGGATCTGCTGCGACAGTTGCGAACGGTGGTACCATGGGAAGTGTGTCAAGATCACACCTGCTCGAGCTGAGCATATCAAGCACTACAAGTGCCCAGATTGCAGCAACAAGAGGGCAAGAGCCTAG